A single genomic interval of Synechococcales cyanobacterium CNB harbors:
- a CDS encoding SRPBCC domain-containing protein — MPVKKDKNGERSIEAAVEVPGSPEEVWRAIATGKGISSWFVPTTVEGREGGAVVSNYGPGMDAAAKITAWNPPKNYAAETEQEGLGKVATEWIVEARNGGRCVVRVVHRWFASTDDWDAQFEGHAYGWVTSYFRMLRIYLERFADEECAAFQLTAFSQASGPETWRVIKGALRADHGNGRVSSAPDVPELAGVAENLEVSDPDLLRARETAPQIVAALEGMEGEHPELLVSLERPVPGFAHVFIMPMGGPTMVSMTFHLFGRHAAGFAPEFQSAWQAWIDRQFPADAASQGA; from the coding sequence ATGCCGGTCAAGAAAGATAAGAACGGTGAACGATCGATCGAGGCCGCCGTCGAGGTGCCGGGATCACCCGAAGAGGTGTGGCGTGCGATCGCGACGGGCAAGGGCATCTCGTCGTGGTTCGTCCCCACGACGGTCGAAGGGCGCGAAGGCGGCGCGGTCGTCAGCAACTACGGGCCGGGTATGGACGCGGCGGCGAAGATTACTGCGTGGAATCCGCCGAAGAACTACGCGGCCGAAACGGAGCAGGAAGGGCTGGGCAAGGTCGCGACGGAGTGGATCGTGGAGGCCCGCAACGGCGGGAGATGCGTGGTCCGTGTCGTGCATCGCTGGTTCGCCAGCACCGACGACTGGGACGCCCAGTTCGAGGGGCACGCCTACGGGTGGGTGACGTCGTACTTCCGCATGCTGCGCATCTACCTCGAACGTTTCGCGGACGAGGAGTGCGCCGCGTTCCAGCTCACAGCCTTCAGCCAGGCATCGGGACCGGAGACGTGGCGGGTGATCAAGGGCGCGCTGCGCGCGGACCACGGCAACGGTCGGGTGAGCTCCGCTCCAGATGTCCCTGAACTCGCGGGCGTGGCTGAGAACCTGGAGGTCAGCGACCCGGACCTGCTGCGCGCCCGGGAGACTGCCCCGCAGATCGTCGCAGCGTTGGAAGGAATGGAGGGCGAGCATCCGGAACTGCTCGTGAGCCTGGAGCGCCCGGTCCCGGGGTTCGCGCACGTCTTCATCATGCCGATGGGTGGTCCAACGATGGTATCGATGACGTTCCATCTCTTCGGCCGACACGCCGCGGGCTTCGCACCGGAGTTCCAGTCCGCCTGGCAGGCATGGATCGACCGGCAGTTCCCCGCTGACGCCGCGAGCCAGGGCGCCTGA
- a CDS encoding helix-turn-helix transcriptional regulator, whose translation MIDVGVIDEPQAAATALDPVRCRLLAELREPASAAGLAERVGLTRQQVNYHLRTLEAHGLVRLAGEKRWGGLTERRLVATASGYVVSPSALGPVAVDPERSTDRLAAGYLIALAARVVREVGDLVRRAHEAGKRLATLSVDTVIRFRSPEERAAFSHELSETMNRLVAKYHDESAPGGRPHRLVLLAHPLPKQSDDNEGETHAGQER comes from the coding sequence CACCGCCCTGGACCCCGTGCGGTGCCGTCTGCTGGCGGAACTCCGCGAGCCGGCATCCGCCGCGGGGCTGGCCGAGCGGGTCGGGCTGACCCGTCAGCAGGTGAACTATCACCTCCGGACACTGGAAGCGCACGGGCTTGTCCGCCTGGCGGGCGAGAAGCGCTGGGGCGGGCTGACGGAACGGAGGCTGGTGGCGACAGCGTCCGGCTACGTCGTCTCGCCGAGTGCCCTCGGCCCGGTCGCCGTCGATCCCGAGCGGAGCACGGACCGCCTCGCGGCGGGCTACCTGATCGCGCTGGCGGCCCGCGTCGTCCGTGAAGTCGGTGACCTCGTCCGACGCGCACACGAAGCCGGCAAGCGCCTGGCGACGCTGTCCGTGGACACCGTGATCAGGTTTCGATCCCCCGAGGAGCGCGCCGCGTTCAGCCATGAGCTATCCGAGACAATGAACCGCCTCGTTGCGAAGTACCACGACGAGTCCGCTCCGGGCGGTCGCCCACACCGTCTCGTGCTCCTGGCGCACCCGCTGCCCAAGCAATCCGATGACAATGAAGGAGAGACTCATGCCGGTCAAGAAAGATAA